The following proteins are co-located in the Streptomyces spinoverrucosus genome:
- a CDS encoding FAD-dependent monooxygenase → MKIACVGGGPAGLYFAISAKLRDVGHRITVLERDPPGAGYGWGVVYWDDLLDVLYRNDPESAREVSARSVLWQDQQIQVRSRRGGGTAFFGGYGYSVSRAALLDVLTRRASELGVELDYGRRILDPCELAEADLVVAADGAGSRIRTVGREHFGTHVAAGRNSYLWLGTDQPLTHFAFCFEQTPAGWIWFHAYPSTKTVSTCIVECPPETWHGLGLDRLDDEEGVRLLEGIFRRALDGHRLISRSRGRPARWQTFPHVTNQCWYHGRTVLVGDAAHTTHFTLGSGTRLAMIDAVVLAHSLTEYVELDEALHEYDRHRRAELHPVQAAARSSMAWFEHPDRYLARDPVSFAYAMSVRRGNQTPWRYQLHLATQAAAVRSVRRAYDSGRRWYRARRRGETL, encoded by the coding sequence GTGAAGATCGCGTGCGTGGGTGGCGGGCCGGCGGGACTCTACTTCGCGATCTCGGCGAAGCTGCGGGACGTCGGGCACCGGATCACCGTCCTGGAGCGCGACCCGCCCGGGGCGGGCTACGGCTGGGGTGTCGTCTACTGGGACGATCTACTGGACGTCCTCTATCGCAATGACCCGGAAAGCGCCCGTGAAGTGAGCGCGCGCTCCGTGCTGTGGCAGGACCAGCAGATCCAGGTCCGCTCCCGGCGCGGTGGCGGAACGGCGTTCTTCGGCGGCTATGGGTACAGCGTGAGCAGAGCGGCCCTGCTGGACGTGCTGACCCGGCGCGCGTCCGAGCTCGGGGTGGAACTCGACTACGGTCGTCGGATTCTGGACCCCTGCGAGCTGGCCGAGGCCGATCTCGTCGTGGCGGCCGACGGCGCCGGCAGCCGGATCCGCACGGTCGGCCGTGAACACTTCGGAACCCATGTCGCCGCAGGCCGCAATTCCTACCTGTGGCTGGGCACGGACCAGCCGCTCACCCACTTCGCCTTCTGCTTCGAGCAGACCCCCGCCGGGTGGATCTGGTTCCACGCCTACCCCTCCACGAAGACGGTGAGCACCTGCATCGTGGAGTGCCCCCCGGAGACCTGGCACGGTCTGGGGCTCGACCGGCTCGACGACGAGGAAGGGGTGCGACTGCTCGAAGGGATCTTCCGGCGCGCACTCGACGGGCATCGCCTGATCAGCAGGTCGCGCGGCCGGCCGGCACGGTGGCAGACGTTTCCCCATGTCACCAACCAGTGCTGGTACCACGGCCGGACCGTGCTGGTCGGCGACGCCGCCCACACCACGCACTTCACACTCGGCTCGGGCACACGGCTTGCGATGATCGACGCCGTCGTCCTGGCCCACAGTTTGACGGAGTACGTGGAGCTGGACGAGGCTCTGCACGAGTACGACCGGCACCGGCGCGCCGAACTGCACCCCGTCCAAGCGGCAGCGCGCTCCAGCATGGCCTGGTTCGAGCACCCCGACCGTTACCTGGCCCGCGACCCGGTGTCCTTCGCGTATGCCATGTCCGTCCGCCGGGGCAACCAGACGCCCTGGCGGTACCAGCTCCACCTCGCCACCCAGGCCGCCGCGGTGCGCAGCGTGCGCCGCGCCTACGACTCCGGTCGGCGCTGGTACCGCGCCCGCCGCCGTGGGGAAACACTTTGA
- a CDS encoding helix-turn-helix transcriptional regulator, whose translation MTLDEASLTALAALGDELRRRMFEFVRTEHRPVTREEVAAQVGISRKLAAFHLDKLVTAGLLQAHYAPPAGIRKVGRWPKTYVPAVCGITVSIPERRYEMLADILTEAVVTEAPGERAHQSALRIAADRGRAVGTAERERMRPGRLGAERGLSLAAETLERFGYEPQRAAAMLVRLRNCPFHPLAAKAPELVCGINCAFLAGYLEGLGSDNTTAVLAPTPGMCCVELRGVGHQDRPAQGDAACGR comes from the coding sequence GTGACCCTCGACGAAGCGTCGCTGACCGCTCTCGCCGCCCTCGGGGACGAGCTGCGCCGACGCATGTTCGAGTTCGTGAGGACCGAGCACCGACCGGTCACACGTGAAGAGGTGGCGGCTCAGGTCGGCATCTCCCGGAAGCTGGCGGCCTTCCACCTGGACAAGCTCGTCACGGCGGGCCTGCTGCAGGCCCACTACGCGCCTCCGGCCGGTATCCGCAAGGTCGGCCGCTGGCCGAAGACATACGTGCCGGCGGTGTGCGGCATCACCGTCAGCATCCCCGAGCGGCGCTACGAGATGCTGGCCGACATTCTCACCGAGGCCGTGGTGACGGAAGCCCCCGGCGAGCGGGCCCACCAGTCGGCGTTGCGCATCGCCGCCGACCGGGGCCGAGCGGTGGGGACGGCCGAACGAGAGCGGATGCGGCCGGGACGGCTCGGTGCCGAGCGCGGGCTCAGCCTGGCCGCCGAAACGCTGGAGAGGTTCGGGTACGAGCCGCAGCGCGCGGCAGCCATGCTGGTGCGGCTGCGCAACTGCCCCTTCCATCCGCTGGCGGCCAAGGCACCGGAACTGGTGTGCGGGATCAACTGTGCCTTTCTCGCCGGCTACCTGGAGGGCCTGGGCAGCGACAACACCACCGCGGTCCTCGCCCCGACCCCGGGAATGTGCTGTGTGGAACTGCGCGGGGTGGGCCACCAGGACCGGCCCGCCCAGGGCGACGCGGCCTGCGGACGATAG
- a CDS encoding SpoIIE family protein phosphatase, which produces MVRQLGRSRTRPTRPPVAAHAARPPASAPGERRAGSAVDGGPDGRRHGRRSRWSPAAAIRSALSGRSVAGQVFVFQVVIVLLLVVVAVVALVLQSRHDSTMEARNRSLAVAETFANAPGTREALSSPDPSAILQPRAEAARAATKVDFIVVMNTEGVRYTHPIPDRIGKRFVGTVGPALAGGTVVEEITGTIGPLVQAVVPIKAPDGKVVGLVSAGITTEHVGGAANRQLPLVLFTAAGGLVLATAGTALVSRRLLRQTRGLGPREMTRMYEHHDAVLHAVREGVLIVDGDGDLLLANDEARRLLALPDDAEGRRVGDLGLPADTAELLASGRVATDEVRLVKDRLLAINQRPTHLRGGPHGSVATLRDSTELRALSGRAEVARERLDMLYAAGAGIGTSLDVTRTAEELAELAVPRVADFVTVDLFGAVLSGEQPTAGAELRRTALAGIRRDPPLYPVGERIRFVPTSPQARSLREGRATLEPSLRDAPGWQAQDYELTSQALNYGIHSLITAPLRAGSLILGMVTFWRSENAEPFDTEDLALAEELVARAAVSIDNARRYTREHTMAVTLQRSLLPRRLPDQDALEIAYRYLPAQAGVGGDWFDVLPLSGARVALVVGDVVGHGLHAAATMGRLRTAVHNFSSLDLAPDELLGLLDELVAQIQDEAAEGGGAHITGATCLYAIYDPVVQRCSIARAGHPPPALIRPDGGVEFLDVSAGPPLGLGGLPFETADVEVAEGSRLVLYTDGLVESREQDIDVGLDLLRTSLEQAGPSPEDTCRAVLDSRLAARPSDDIALIVARTQALGPDRVAACEVPSDPAAVAEVRAALTRRLTEWGLEDMAFTTELIMSELVTNAIRYGGTPIRVRVLRDRSLICEVFDSSNTAPHLRYAAMTDEGGRGLFLVAQLADRWGTRYLPGGKVIWAEQPLP; this is translated from the coding sequence ATGGTCCGCCAATTGGGCCGATCCCGGACTCGGCCCACCCGTCCCCCCGTAGCAGCGCACGCCGCGCGTCCGCCTGCCTCCGCGCCGGGCGAGCGGCGGGCGGGGTCGGCCGTCGACGGCGGGCCGGACGGGCGACGGCACGGCCGCCGATCACGGTGGAGTCCCGCCGCGGCCATACGGTCGGCGCTCAGCGGGCGCAGCGTGGCCGGACAGGTGTTCGTCTTCCAGGTCGTCATCGTTCTGCTGCTGGTCGTGGTGGCCGTGGTGGCGCTGGTGTTGCAGAGCCGTCACGACAGCACGATGGAGGCCCGCAACCGGTCCCTGGCGGTCGCCGAGACCTTCGCCAACGCGCCGGGCACCCGCGAGGCGCTGAGCAGTCCGGATCCCTCGGCCATCCTGCAGCCCCGGGCGGAGGCGGCCCGTGCGGCGACGAAGGTCGACTTCATCGTCGTGATGAACACCGAGGGGGTCCGTTACACGCACCCCATCCCGGACCGGATCGGCAAGCGGTTCGTCGGCACGGTGGGGCCCGCGCTGGCCGGCGGGACCGTCGTCGAGGAGATCACGGGGACGATAGGGCCGCTGGTGCAGGCCGTGGTGCCGATCAAGGCGCCGGACGGAAAGGTGGTCGGCCTGGTGTCGGCCGGCATCACCACCGAGCACGTGGGTGGCGCGGCCAACCGGCAGTTGCCGCTGGTGCTGTTCACCGCGGCGGGCGGGCTGGTCCTCGCCACTGCGGGCACGGCGCTGGTGAGCCGCCGGTTGCTGCGGCAGACGCGGGGCCTCGGGCCGCGTGAGATGACCCGGATGTACGAGCACCACGACGCGGTCCTGCACGCCGTGCGGGAGGGCGTGCTCATCGTCGACGGCGACGGAGACCTGCTGCTCGCCAACGACGAGGCCCGTCGGCTGCTCGCCCTGCCCGACGACGCCGAGGGCCGCCGGGTCGGCGACCTCGGCCTGCCGGCGGACACCGCCGAGTTGCTGGCGTCGGGGCGGGTCGCCACGGACGAGGTGCGGCTGGTCAAGGACCGGCTGCTGGCGATCAACCAGCGGCCCACCCATCTGCGGGGCGGCCCGCACGGCAGCGTCGCGACCCTGCGCGACTCGACCGAGCTGCGGGCCCTGTCGGGCCGGGCCGAGGTGGCGCGGGAGCGTCTCGACATGCTGTACGCGGCCGGCGCGGGCATCGGCACCAGCCTGGACGTCACCCGGACCGCCGAGGAGCTGGCGGAGCTGGCCGTGCCCCGGGTCGCGGACTTCGTGACCGTGGACCTGTTCGGCGCCGTACTGAGCGGTGAGCAGCCGACGGCCGGGGCCGAGCTGCGCCGGACGGCTCTGGCCGGGATCCGCAGGGATCCGCCGCTGTATCCGGTGGGCGAGCGGATCCGGTTCGTGCCCACGTCTCCGCAGGCCCGCAGTCTGCGGGAGGGGCGGGCGACCCTGGAGCCCAGCCTGCGGGATGCGCCCGGCTGGCAGGCGCAGGACTACGAACTCACCTCACAGGCCCTGAACTACGGGATCCACTCGCTGATCACCGCGCCGCTGCGGGCGGGCTCCCTGATCCTCGGGATGGTCACCTTCTGGCGCTCGGAGAACGCCGAGCCCTTCGACACGGAGGACCTGGCTCTCGCCGAGGAGCTGGTCGCCCGCGCCGCCGTGTCCATCGACAACGCCCGCCGCTATACGCGCGAGCACACCATGGCGGTGACGCTGCAGCGCAGTCTGCTGCCGCGCCGGCTTCCCGACCAGGACGCCCTGGAGATCGCCTACCGCTATCTGCCGGCCCAGGCCGGGGTCGGCGGCGACTGGTTCGACGTACTGCCGCTGTCCGGGGCCCGGGTCGCCCTGGTCGTCGGGGACGTGGTGGGCCACGGGCTGCACGCCGCGGCCACGATGGGACGGCTGCGCACGGCGGTGCACAACTTCTCCTCCCTGGACCTCGCGCCCGACGAGCTGCTCGGGCTGCTCGACGAACTGGTCGCCCAGATCCAGGACGAGGCCGCCGAGGGCGGCGGCGCGCACATCACCGGGGCGACCTGTCTGTACGCGATCTACGACCCGGTGGTGCAGCGCTGCTCGATCGCCCGCGCCGGTCATCCGCCGCCGGCGCTGATCCGGCCCGACGGCGGCGTGGAGTTCCTCGATGTGTCCGCCGGTCCCCCGCTGGGTCTGGGCGGTCTGCCGTTCGAGACGGCGGACGTGGAGGTGGCGGAGGGCAGTCGGCTGGTCCTGTACACCGACGGGCTGGTGGAGTCCCGGGAGCAGGACATCGACGTCGGCCTCGACCTGCTGCGCACCTCGCTGGAGCAGGCCGGGCCGTCGCCGGAGGACACCTGCCGGGCGGTGCTGGACTCGCGGCTGGCGGCCCGGCCGAGCGACGACATCGCCCTGATCGTCGCCCGCACCCAGGCCCTGGGGCCGGACCGGGTGGCCGCCTGCGAGGTGCCGTCCGATCCGGCCGCCGTCGCCGAGGTGCGCGCCGCGCTCACCCGGCGTCTGACGGAGTGGGGCCTGGAGGACATGGCGTTCACCACGGAACTGATCATGAGCGAGCTGGTCACCAACGCGATCCGCTACGGCGGTACGCCGATCCGGGTGCGGGTGCTGCGGGACCGGAGCCTGATCTGCGAGGTGTTCGACAGCAGCAACACCGCCCCGCATCTGCGGTACGCGGCGATGACCGACGAGGGCGGCCGCGGCCTGTTCCTGGTGGCGCAGCTCGCCGACCGCTGGGGCACCCGCTATCTGCCCGGCGGCAAGGTGATCTGGGCCGAACAGCCGCTGCCATAG